A region of the Litchfieldia alkalitelluris genome:
TGCCAAGCTGACCTCCACCTATGATTCCAATTGTTTTTCCAGGTAATAGTTGATTAGACAAGCTCTTCACTACTTTCTAGCACTTTATTTCGAGTCGCTTCTCTTCGTTGTTCTAGCTTAGCTGACAACTTTTCATTCTCCGTTGCTAACATTGATGCTGCTAAAAGCCCCGCATTTGTCGCCCCTGCTTTTCCAATCGCAACAGTTGCAACTGGTACTCCACCAGGCATCTGTACAATCGATAATAATGAGTCTAGTCCATTAAGTGCTTTGGATTGAACTGGTATCCCGATTACTGGTAAGACCGTTTTTGCAGCAACCATTCCTGGTAAGTGAGCAGCACCACCAGCTCCCGCAATAATTACTTTTAACCCGCGCTCTTTCGCTTTCTCCGCGTATTCAAACATTAAATCAGGTGTTCTGTGTGCTGAAACAACCTTCTTTTCATATGGAACCTCTAACTCATCCAAAATGTCACATGCATTCTTCATCGTTTCCCAGTCTGATGTACTTCCCATTATGACGCCAACCAACGGATTCATTAATTTCCTCCCAGAACATTCTTTTTCTATATTTTTATTAACATCCTCAACTTAAACCACCAACAACATCCCCATAAAAAAAGCCCATAGCAGAGCCGTTCCCCTAAAAAAAGAGAAAGCAGTTCTACCTGGGCATGTTTTGACGTAGTCAAAATACAGGGTATGAACGATTACTTTCCCTCATAGTCCAATAATTTACGGTTATCGGGTAGAAACTTATGGGCCATATTCCCAAGATTATATGAGGTAATCATCTTTAAAATCTAACTTTATCTTACCAACTGCCATAACTAATTGTCAATAAAAATCGAACGATAAAATTGCATTATAATTCATCGTTCGTGTTTTACTCTAATTTCCCTTCAAAAACAATTTTTCTACCACAAGGCTCAATATCAATCGCCCCGTTCCGTTCAACTTCATGAAAAACAGGTTCTTCAATTCTTCGAACAGGAATATATCCTTCACTTCTCATTCTTTCTATACATTGATCAATGGTTTCATGATCTTCGACTTCAAACTTACGCTTAGAATGTTTGCTCATTGATTTAACTTTCCTTTCCTTACAGCTTTTACCCAGAACCCACCATGTATGGTTTTGGGCTCATAAACAATTAT
Encoded here:
- the purE gene encoding 5-(carboxyamino)imidazole ribonucleotide mutase, encoding MNPLVGVIMGSTSDWETMKNACDILDELEVPYEKKVVSAHRTPDLMFEYAEKAKERGLKVIIAGAGGAAHLPGMVAAKTVLPVIGIPVQSKALNGLDSLLSIVQMPGGVPVATVAIGKAGATNAGLLAASMLATENEKLSAKLEQRREATRNKVLESSEELV
- a CDS encoding NETI motif-containing protein, whose translation is MSKHSKRKFEVEDHETIDQCIERMRSEGYIPVRRIEEPVFHEVERNGAIDIEPCGRKIVFEGKLE